In one Solanum dulcamara chromosome 1, daSolDulc1.2, whole genome shotgun sequence genomic region, the following are encoded:
- the LOC129902739 gene encoding uncharacterized protein LOC129902739 isoform X1: protein MAVNSTQQQSQDSLNVVKLPDEGTPGPLCESHLDMVNLSNLNLVKTPIPMDSQANGGNHANLKNDSADVYGSYCFAIDIDKGKIEAPKSTEEMSGNVKTDDCISSMFQREISSLMGGKFMQLLMNNNIELPKFACKDKCLTEKVYDIPSNRLRKYKRSASFNSRRVVLLFSFLSCMGTIILIYLTLRVRMSGDWAANV, encoded by the exons aTGGCGGTGAATTCGACCCAACAG CAAAGCCAAGATTCACTTAATGTTGTTAAATTACCCGATGAAGGAACCCCAGGTCCTCTGTGTGAATCACATTTAGATATGGTGAACCTATCAAATCTAAATCTTGTGAAAACTCCAATTCCAATGGATTCCCAAGCAAATGGCGGAAACCATGCCAACCTGAAGAATGATAGCGCAGATGTTTATGGCTCATATTGTTTTGCCATAGATATTGACAAAGGAAAAATTGAGGCACCTAAGTCCACTGAGGAAATGAGTGGGAATGTTAAGACGGATGATTGTATATCT AGTATGTTTCAGAGAGAAATTTCATCACTGATGGGAGGAAAGTTCATGCAACTCTTGATGAATAACAACATTGAGTTGCCCAAATTTGCTTGCAAAG ATAAATGTTTGACCGAGAAGGTATATGATATACCTAGCAACAGATTGAGAAAATACAAGCGCTCTGCATCTTTTAATTCAAGAAGAGTTGTTCTCCTTTTCTCATTCCT GTCGTGCATGGGGACTATCATACTCATTTATCTTACTCTAAGAGTTAGAATGAGTGGTGATTGGGCTGCTAATGTTTAG
- the LOC129902739 gene encoding uncharacterized protein LOC129902739 isoform X2, with translation MVNLSNLNLVKTPIPMDSQANGGNHANLKNDSADVYGSYCFAIDIDKGKIEAPKSTEEMSGNVKTDDCISSMFQREISSLMGGKFMQLLMNNNIELPKFACKDKCLTEKVYDIPSNRLRKYKRSASFNSRRVVLLFSFLSCMGTIILIYLTLRVRMSGDWAANV, from the exons ATGGTGAACCTATCAAATCTAAATCTTGTGAAAACTCCAATTCCAATGGATTCCCAAGCAAATGGCGGAAACCATGCCAACCTGAAGAATGATAGCGCAGATGTTTATGGCTCATATTGTTTTGCCATAGATATTGACAAAGGAAAAATTGAGGCACCTAAGTCCACTGAGGAAATGAGTGGGAATGTTAAGACGGATGATTGTATATCT AGTATGTTTCAGAGAGAAATTTCATCACTGATGGGAGGAAAGTTCATGCAACTCTTGATGAATAACAACATTGAGTTGCCCAAATTTGCTTGCAAAG ATAAATGTTTGACCGAGAAGGTATATGATATACCTAGCAACAGATTGAGAAAATACAAGCGCTCTGCATCTTTTAATTCAAGAAGAGTTGTTCTCCTTTTCTCATTCCT GTCGTGCATGGGGACTATCATACTCATTTATCTTACTCTAAGAGTTAGAATGAGTGGTGATTGGGCTGCTAATGTTTAG